One window of the Microplitis demolitor isolate Queensland-Clemson2020A chromosome 10, iyMicDemo2.1a, whole genome shotgun sequence genome contains the following:
- the LOC103569979 gene encoding guanylate cyclase soluble subunit beta-1 isoform X1, producing the protein MYGFVNYALELLVVKTFDNETWEAIKKDAAVNMEGQFLVRQIYDDEITYNIISAAVNRLKIPANEILELFGRMFFEFCQDSGYDKILEVLGATPRDFLQNLDALHDHLGTLYPGMRAPSFRCTERPEDGALVLHYYSDRPGLEYIVIGIVKTVAKRLHGTDVDMKILKSKEECDHVQFLITDTSAPGVATKPMIAELETLSVEPKVSPMTFCRVFPFHLMFNRDLTIVQTGCTITRVIPQVTSGNCKLNDILLTVRPHLDITFENILSHINTVYVLKTKKGVMQVEASEEFSNLRLKGQMLYIPESDLVIFLCYPSVMNLDDLTRRGLYLSDVPLHDATRDLVLMSEQFEADYKLTRNLELLTDKLQQTYRELDGEKQKTDSLLYSVLPISVANELRHSRPVPARRYDCVTLLFSGIVGFGAYCAAHTDSSGAMKIVNMLNQLYIHFDVLTDPKKNPNVYKVETVGDKYMAVSGLPEPCRSHARCIARLALDMMDLAADEVQIDGEPVKITIGIHSGEVVTGVIGHRMPRYCLFGNTVNLTSRTETTGEPGKINVSEDAYRYLCMPENQDPQFLLEYRGPVSMKGKSEPMNVWFLSRERELSS; encoded by the exons atg TACGGTTTTGTGAATTACGCACTCGAACTTCTTGTTGTTAAGACATTTGACAATGAAACATGGGAAGCTATCAA aaaaGATGCTGCCGTCAATATGGAAGGACAGTTTCTTGTGAGACAAATTTATGACGATGAAATAACGTATAATATTATTTCGGCGGCTGTTAATCGTTTGA aAATACCAGCCAATGaaatacttgaattatttggtcgaatgttttttgaattttgtcaAGATTCTGGGTATGATAAAATTCTTGAAGTACTTGGAGCTACACCACGAGATTTTTTACAA AATTTAGATGCTTTACATGATCACTTGGGTACACTTTACCCAGGAATGAGAGCGCCGTCATTTCGATGCACAGAAAGACCCGAGGATGGTGCTCTGGTACTACACTACTACTCAGACCGACCAGGACTTGAGTATATTGTTATTGGAATAGTAAAA ACAGTTGCCAAAAGACTTCACGGAACAGATGttgatatgaaaattttaaaatctaaagaAGAATGTGATCATGTACAATTTCTTATCACTGATACATCAGCGCCTGGTGTTGCGACCAAACCCATGATTGCTGAACTTGAAACCCTTTCTGttg AACCTAAAGTGAGTCCAATGACATTTTGTCGCGTTTTTCCATTTCACTTGATGTTCAATCGTGACCTGACAATTGTGCAAACTGGATGCACAATCACACGAGTCATACCCCAAGTTACAAGTGGCAATTGTAAACTCAATGACATACTTCTAACG GTACGACCACACTTAGATATaacatttgaaaatatattgtcACACATCAATACTGTCTATGtactaaaaactaaaaaaggtGTAATGCAAGTTGAGGCGTCCgaagaattttcaaatttacgtcTCAAG gGGCAAATGCTGTATATACCAGAATCAGATTTAGTTATATTTCTATGCTACCCCAGTGTCATGAATCTCGATGATCTAACAAg acgCGGCCTATACTTGAGTGACGTTCCACTTCACGATGCAACGAGAGACTTAGTTTTGATGTCGGAACAATTCGAAGCGGATTATAAGCTAACGAGAAATCTCGAGCTTCTGACTGACAAGTTACAGCAGACGTACCGTGAGCTTGATGGTGAGAAGCAGAAAACTGACag TTTGCTGTACTCAGTGCTACCGATATCTGTGGCAAATGAATTGCGGCACTCAAGACCAGTGCCAGCTCGACGGTACGACTGTGTCACGTTATTATTCTCCGGTATCGTTGGTTTTGGCGCTTACTGTGCCGCCCACACGGACTCAAGTGGTGCTATGAAGATTGTTAATATGCTCAACCAACTATATATTCATTTTGACGTTCTGACtgatccaaaaaaaaatcctaacgtTTATAAG gTAGAAACTGTTGGTGACAAATACATGGCGGTCAGCGGGTTACCAGAGCCATGTCGCAGCCACGCTCGTTGCATAGCTCGGCTCGCCTTGGATATGATGGATTTAGCCGCGGACGAGGTCCAAATAGACGGAGAGCCAGTG AAAATCACTATTGGTATCCACAGCGGTGAAGTTGTTACGGGAGTGATCGGACACCGTATGCCACGTTACTGCCTGTTTGGTAATACCGTCAATCTTACAAGTAGAACGGAAACAACCGGCGAACcaggaaaaataaatgtctCTGAAGACGCATacag gtatTTATGTATGCCAGAAAATCAGGATCCACAATTTTTACTCGAATATCGTGGACCAGTATCAATGAAAGGCAAGTCAGAGCCAATGAACGTATGGTTTTTATCCCGTGAGCGTGAACTATCATCCTAA
- the LOC103569979 gene encoding guanylate cyclase soluble subunit beta-1 isoform X2 codes for MEGQFLVRQIYDDEITYNIISAAVNRLKIPANEILELFGRMFFEFCQDSGYDKILEVLGATPRDFLQNLDALHDHLGTLYPGMRAPSFRCTERPEDGALVLHYYSDRPGLEYIVIGIVKTVAKRLHGTDVDMKILKSKEECDHVQFLITDTSAPGVATKPMIAELETLSVEPKVSPMTFCRVFPFHLMFNRDLTIVQTGCTITRVIPQVTSGNCKLNDILLTVRPHLDITFENILSHINTVYVLKTKKGVMQVEASEEFSNLRLKGQMLYIPESDLVIFLCYPSVMNLDDLTRRGLYLSDVPLHDATRDLVLMSEQFEADYKLTRNLELLTDKLQQTYRELDGEKQKTDSLLYSVLPISVANELRHSRPVPARRYDCVTLLFSGIVGFGAYCAAHTDSSGAMKIVNMLNQLYIHFDVLTDPKKNPNVYKVETVGDKYMAVSGLPEPCRSHARCIARLALDMMDLAADEVQIDGEPVKITIGIHSGEVVTGVIGHRMPRYCLFGNTVNLTSRTETTGEPGKINVSEDAYRYLCMPENQDPQFLLEYRGPVSMKGKSEPMNVWFLSRERELSS; via the exons ATGGAAGGACAGTTTCTTGTGAGACAAATTTATGACGATGAAATAACGTATAATATTATTTCGGCGGCTGTTAATCGTTTGA aAATACCAGCCAATGaaatacttgaattatttggtcgaatgttttttgaattttgtcaAGATTCTGGGTATGATAAAATTCTTGAAGTACTTGGAGCTACACCACGAGATTTTTTACAA AATTTAGATGCTTTACATGATCACTTGGGTACACTTTACCCAGGAATGAGAGCGCCGTCATTTCGATGCACAGAAAGACCCGAGGATGGTGCTCTGGTACTACACTACTACTCAGACCGACCAGGACTTGAGTATATTGTTATTGGAATAGTAAAA ACAGTTGCCAAAAGACTTCACGGAACAGATGttgatatgaaaattttaaaatctaaagaAGAATGTGATCATGTACAATTTCTTATCACTGATACATCAGCGCCTGGTGTTGCGACCAAACCCATGATTGCTGAACTTGAAACCCTTTCTGttg AACCTAAAGTGAGTCCAATGACATTTTGTCGCGTTTTTCCATTTCACTTGATGTTCAATCGTGACCTGACAATTGTGCAAACTGGATGCACAATCACACGAGTCATACCCCAAGTTACAAGTGGCAATTGTAAACTCAATGACATACTTCTAACG GTACGACCACACTTAGATATaacatttgaaaatatattgtcACACATCAATACTGTCTATGtactaaaaactaaaaaaggtGTAATGCAAGTTGAGGCGTCCgaagaattttcaaatttacgtcTCAAG gGGCAAATGCTGTATATACCAGAATCAGATTTAGTTATATTTCTATGCTACCCCAGTGTCATGAATCTCGATGATCTAACAAg acgCGGCCTATACTTGAGTGACGTTCCACTTCACGATGCAACGAGAGACTTAGTTTTGATGTCGGAACAATTCGAAGCGGATTATAAGCTAACGAGAAATCTCGAGCTTCTGACTGACAAGTTACAGCAGACGTACCGTGAGCTTGATGGTGAGAAGCAGAAAACTGACag TTTGCTGTACTCAGTGCTACCGATATCTGTGGCAAATGAATTGCGGCACTCAAGACCAGTGCCAGCTCGACGGTACGACTGTGTCACGTTATTATTCTCCGGTATCGTTGGTTTTGGCGCTTACTGTGCCGCCCACACGGACTCAAGTGGTGCTATGAAGATTGTTAATATGCTCAACCAACTATATATTCATTTTGACGTTCTGACtgatccaaaaaaaaatcctaacgtTTATAAG gTAGAAACTGTTGGTGACAAATACATGGCGGTCAGCGGGTTACCAGAGCCATGTCGCAGCCACGCTCGTTGCATAGCTCGGCTCGCCTTGGATATGATGGATTTAGCCGCGGACGAGGTCCAAATAGACGGAGAGCCAGTG AAAATCACTATTGGTATCCACAGCGGTGAAGTTGTTACGGGAGTGATCGGACACCGTATGCCACGTTACTGCCTGTTTGGTAATACCGTCAATCTTACAAGTAGAACGGAAACAACCGGCGAACcaggaaaaataaatgtctCTGAAGACGCATacag gtatTTATGTATGCCAGAAAATCAGGATCCACAATTTTTACTCGAATATCGTGGACCAGTATCAATGAAAGGCAAGTCAGAGCCAATGAACGTATGGTTTTTATCCCGTGAGCGTGAACTATCATCCTAA
- the LOC103569978 gene encoding uncharacterized protein LOC103569978 produces MEVVIDCYFDKLFENMQRDYLVSRHKRRQLVKYFSDVINSSAEAENLDTSDVCERIVMSALRYHNITMSENGSVCLLGKFHNVLYVAAKLCYDWNLNNNKIVTRLLNDIYYCEKTFERIFVGAIFGIRVTHFLSGWKSDFEDREENIRALIYFLDHAVTGKLEYTSASSLTKRRFIDIPMESYGQVLPLRVAIQNGAPDILLIMLRYGASTDSDKLAPSPLEILLTKLNEYDVDKDSSNNKKIPDNLIICLRFILRTIPMASVKTPGHIANSCGVTHVSLYEQYPNLVERNLVPPERSGLIPPELRHLCRCSIRQRLFENWALPHGIKTLHIPRGLQNYLDLMAD; encoded by the exons atggaagTAGTTATTGATTGTTACTTTGACAAATTGTTCGAGAACATGCAACGTGATTATTTGGTATCGCGTCATAAGAGAAGAcaattagttaaatatttttctgacgTAATAAATAGTTCAGctgaag cTGAAAATCTTGATACAAGTGACGTATGTGAACGGATTGTAATGTCAGCATTACGTTACCACAACATCACAATGTCAGAGAACGGTTCCGTATGCCTGTTGGGTAAATTCCACAACGTGTTATATGTAGCAGCTAAATTATGCTACGattggaatttaaataataataaaatagtaacgCGTTTGttaaatgacatttattactgtgaaaaaacatttgaaCGTATATTTGTCGGCGCAATATTCGGAATACGCGTTACACATTTTTTGTCCGGGTGGAAAAGCGATTTTGAAGACCGTGAAGAAAATATACGGgctcttatatattttttagatcaTGCAGTAACCGGAAAATTGGAGTATACGTCAGCATCGTCGTTAACGAAAAGACGATTTATTGACATCCCCATGGAGTCTTACGGACAAGTATTGCCGCTGAGAGTCGCAATACAAAATGGCGCGCCGGACATTTTGTTGATCATGCTGCGCTACGGCGCATCAACGGACTCCGACAAATTGGCGCCATCTCCGTTGGAAATTTTGCTTACGAAATTAAATGAGTATGATGTTGACAAAGATAGtagcaataataaaaagataccggataatttgattatttgtttGAGGTTTATTTTACGCACGATTCCTATGGCCAGTGTTAAGACTCCAGGACATATTGCTAACTCTTGTGGTGTTACGCATGTTAGCTTGTATGAACAGTATCCGAATTTGGTTGAACGTAATTTGGTACCGCCTGAGAGAAGTGGATTAATACCACCGGAGTTGAGGCATCTTTGCAGATGCTCAATACGTCAGAGGTTGTTTGAAAATTGGGCTCTGCCACATGGCATTAAAACTTTACACATCCCCAGGGGCTTGCAAAATTATCTTGACTTGATGGcggattga